Proteins encoded in a region of the Cygnus olor isolate bCygOlo1 chromosome 4, bCygOlo1.pri.v2, whole genome shotgun sequence genome:
- the SMARCAD1 gene encoding SWI/SNF-related matrix-associated actin-dependent regulator of chromatin subfamily A containing DEAD/H box 1 → MSLFNLDRFRFERRRGGAGQEAGPLGARGQAAAPAGDGEERGEGEDGGRPGSPASGGAERTGYSSVPETPEDERTNKLSYFKRRRGVQFLDLSSDSEDEEPRNFHAAKLKRAPKEDVIVISEQSKDDGQPEDELTQLAYVNGGGQLPDMKNGVEEDIKGAKLQTMKELFPQRSDQDLLELIESTHTMDEAIAAGLKFSDEATFRKRKLKGSPRNCDNSDEEAAKKPKANHLDGSESQRRWEKREMLVKKLQNTFPGLDKEELRDVLQEHNWVFHEAQEALRVFAEDSEGVEFPSKSEVSDWTKVSANSRGDENKQKLKRKSSGREHNGFRKKSKSVWSTKRQMEDSEDESASEEGGSSLDQDYSSGDEVMEDGYKAKILSFLQDASPSELTLIPQCSQKKVQKIIALRPFNSWEALFTKMTKTTGLSEDIVWNCKILLKERDVVLKLMNKCEDISNKLTKQVTRITEDGGCGWNIEQPSILNKSLELKPYQKIGLNWLALLHKHGLNGILADEMGLGKTIQAIAFLAYLYQEGNRGPHLIVVPASTLDNWIREVHLWCPELNVLFYYGSQEDRKHLRADINNKVVDFNVIVTTYNCAISSSDDRGLFRRLKLNYAIFDEGHMLKNMSSVRYQHLMTINAKNRLLLTGTPVQNNLLELMSLLNFVMPHMFSSSTSEIRRMFSSKTKSAEEQSIYEKERIAHAKQIIKPFILRRVKDEVLKQLPPKKDLIELCAMSEKQEQLYCDLLNKLKKTINSNEKNSDMGNVMMQLRKMANHPLLHRQYYTTDKLRTMSTLMLKEPTHCDANPDLIFEDMTVMTDFELHLLCKQYSHVSDFKLDMDQILDSGKFRALERILSDLKEKGDRVVLFSQFTMMLDILEVLLKHWQHRYIRLDGRTQISDRIHLIDQFNTDMGIFVFLLSTKAGGLGINLTSANVVILHDIDCNPYNDKQAEDRCHRVGQTREVKVIKLISKGTIEESMLKISQQKLKLEQDMTAADSGEEGTIPADIATLLKASLGL, encoded by the exons GGTACTCCAGCGTCCCAGAAACTCCTGAAGATGAGAGGACAAATAAGCTGTCTTATTTCAAGCGTCGAAGAGGAGTACAATTCCTAGACTTGTCTTCAGACAGTGAAGATGAAGAACCAAGAAATTTCCatgctgcaaaattaaaaagggCTCCAAAGGAAGATGTGATTGTAAT CTCTGAACAGTCTAAGGATGATGGGCAGCCTGAGGATGAATTGACCCAGTTGGCTTATGTAAATGGTGGAGGTCAGCTGCCAGACATGAAGAATGGTGTGGAGGAAGACATCAAAGGTGCAAAGCTGCAAACAATGAAGGAACTTTTCCCCCAGAGAAGTGACCAGGATTTACTAGAA ttgatagAATCGACGCACACAATGGATGAAGCGATAGCTGCTGGTTTGAAGTTCAGTGATGAAG ctactTTTCgtaaaaggaaactaaaagGTTCCCCCAGAAATTGTGACAACAGTGATGAGGAAGCTGCAAAAAAGCCAAAAGCTAATCAT CTGGATGGATCAGAATCCCAAAGACgatgggagaagagagagatgcTTGTAAAGAAGCTGCAAAATACATTCCCTGGATTGGATAAGGAG GAACTGAGAGATGTACTTCAGGAACATAACTGGGTGTTTCATGAAGCACAAGAAGCCCTGAGAGTATTTGCAGAAGACAGTGAAG GCGTGGAATTTCCTTCCAAAAGTGAAGTTTCTGACTGGACCAAAGtctctgcaaacagcagaggTGATGAGAATAAACAGAAGTTGAAGCGGAAATCTTCTGGGAGAGAGCATAAcggctttaggaaaaaaagcaaaagtgttTGGAGCACTAAAAGACAGATGGAAGACTCGGAGGACGAGTCAGCTTCTGAAGAAGGTGGTAGCTCCCTTGACCAGGACTACAGCAGTGGTGACGAAGTGATGGAGGATGGTTACAAAGCTAAAATCCTTAGCTTCCTGCAAGATGCTTCCCCCAGTGAACTCACACTGATTCCCCAGTGTTCTCAGAAAAAGGTTCAGAAGATAATAGCGCTCCGGCCCTTTAATAGTTGGGAAGCTCTG tttacAAAAATGACTAAGACTACTGGCTTGTCGGAAGACATAGTGTGGAATTGCAAGATCCTGCTGAAGGAGAGGGACGTGGTTCTCAAGCTCATGAATAAATGTGAAGACATTTCAAATAAACTGACAAAACAAGTAACTAGGATTACTGAAGATGGAGGATGTGGATGGAATATAGAGCAGCCTTCCATTCTGAATAAGAG tttggAACTGAAGCCATATCAGAAGATTGGTTTGAACTGGTTAGCACTTCTTCATAAACATGGATTGAATGGTATTTTGGCTGATGAAATG ggCTTAGGAAAAACAATTCAAGCTATTGCGTTTCTGGCTTATCTCTACCAAGAGGGCAATAGAGGTCCCCACTTGATAGTCGTGCCAGCTTCAACATTAG ATAACTGGATAAGAGAAGTTCATCTGTGGTGTCCTGAACTGAATGTCCTTTTTTACTATG GATCCCAGGAAGACCGGAAACATCTCCGGGCGGACATTAATAATAAAGTTGTAGATTTCAATGTCATTGTAACTAC GTATAACTGTGCAATTAGCAGCTCAGATGATCGAGGACTGTTTCGCAGGTTGAAGCTTAACTATGCAATTTTTGATGAAGGTCATATGCTCAAGAACATGAGCTCTGTACGCTACCAGCACCTTATGACAATTAAC GCGAAGAATCGCTTACTGCTAACAGGAACTCCGGTTCAGAATAATTTGTTGGAATTGATGTCTCTCTTGAATTTTGTCATGCCACATATGTTCAGTAGCAGCACTAGTGAAATCCGAAGGATGTTCTCTTCAAAAACA AAGAGTGCTGAAGAACAAAGCATATATGAAAAGGAGAGGATTGCACACGCAAAGCAGATAATAAAACCATTCATCCTAAGAAGAGTAAAAGATGag gtCCTTAAACAGCTACCTCCCAAAAAAGATCTCATTGAATTATGTGCCATGTCTGAGAAACAAGAGCAACTCTACTGTGATCTCTTAAATAAGCTAAAGAAAACTATTAACAGTAACG AGAAAAACTCTGATATGGGAAATGTAATGATGCAACTTAGAAAAATGGCTAATCATCCTCTCTTACATCGTCAGTATTACACAACTGACAAGCTTAGAACAATGTCCACACTCATGCTCAAG GAACCCACACATTGTGATGCAAATCCTGACCTTATCTTCGAAGATATGACAGTAATGACAGATTTTGAACTACATTTGCTTTGTAAGCAATACTCTCATGTCAGTGACTTCAAGTTAGACATGGATCAGATCTTGGATTCTGGAAAGTTTAGAGCACTGGAACGTATTCTGTCTGACCTTAAAGAGAAG GGTGACAGAGTTGTGTTGTTTAGCCAGTTTACCATGATGCTGGATATCTTGGAAGTTCTCCTAAAACACTGGCAACATAGGTATATTAGGTTGGATGGAAGAACACAGATTTCTGATAG GATACATCTGATAGATCAGTTCAATACAGATATGGGAATATTTGTGTTCCTCCTGTCAACCAAAGCTGGTGGCTTGGGAATCAATCTGACTTCAGCAAATGTTGTTATTCTTCATGACATTGATTGCAACCCATACAATGATAAGCAAGCAGAAGATCGATGCCATAGAGTAGGTCAGACAAG AGAAGTAAAAGTCATAAAGCTGATCAGTAAAGGGACTATTGAAGAATCCATGCTCAAAATCAGCCAGCAGAAATTGAAGTTAGAACAAGATATGACTGCAGCGGATTCGG GAGAAGAAGGGACCATTCCAGCAGATATAGCCACATTATTAAAAGCCTCGTTAGGCCTCTAA